GTAATGCTGAAGGGGGAACAGGTATGAGACCTGCCTCAACAGCAGGGGCAGGTTCTCTGTCGGGACCAGGTACCCGGAAAAGGCCACGTTCAGCACGCCGATGAGGAACACCAGCAGGAGCGACTGTTGCTGACTGCGCGCCACGCTGGAGATGATCAGCCCCATGCCCATCTCGGCGCTGATGTACAGCGCCGTCAGCCCCAACAGGAGCGCCAGCGAGCCGCGCATAGGCACCTGATAGACGCGGGTGACGACCAAGAGCATGAGCAG
This genomic stretch from Anaerolineae bacterium harbors:
- a CDS encoding ABC transporter permease — its product is LLMLLVVTRVYQVPMRGSLALLLGLTALYISAEMGMGLIISSVARSQQQSLLLVFLIGVLNVAFSGYLVPTENLPLLLRQVSYLFPLQHYMTLLRQVMLKGAALADVLPDAGAILLLGTVIAGVAYSVVQRRLD